In a single window of the Aminomonas paucivorans DSM 12260 genome:
- a CDS encoding helix-turn-helix domain-containing protein has product MERFNSKGEWTPEDIRRLREKLGCTQEEFAKCLGVTNVALSRWETGRSRPMGKNLFYLGALCQSLQVPGAEPSRLKRLLLIGGVLAISGIAPVALWASGLLTASFVRDRIGELFPLGEEPKDKE; this is encoded by the coding sequence ATGGAGCGGTTCAACTCAAAGGGCGAATGGACCCCCGAGGACATCCGACGTTTGCGGGAAAAGCTGGGGTGCACCCAGGAGGAGTTTGCAAAGTGCCTGGGGGTGACCAACGTGGCCCTGAGCCGGTGGGAGACGGGGCGTTCTCGGCCGATGGGCAAAAACCTGTTCTATCTTGGGGCCTTGTGCCAGTCCCTCCAGGTCCCCGGGGCAGAACCATCCCGACTCAAGCGGCTTCTCTTGATTGGAGGGGTGTTAGCGATCTCGGGTATAGCTCCTGTGGCTCTTTGGGCCAGTGGTCTGTTGACGGCGAGTTTTGTACGGGATCGGATCGGAGAACTGTTCCCCCTTGGAGAGGAGCCCAAGGACAAGGAGTGA
- a CDS encoding Glu/Leu/Phe/Val family dehydrogenase, producing the protein MAVTKRTSSNVLLDTALKNFYSAAEEMGLEEGLVEILSRAERKLCVSIPVTMDDGTVKVFDGYRVQYSTALGPAKGGLRFHPDVTMEECEALAGLMAWKCSLAGIPYGGGKGGVACNPLELSPAEKERITRTFAARIEPLVGAWTDVPAPDVNTGGQEMVWLMDTISKMRGRLEPAIFTGKPISLWGSKGRTQATGRGVATCVRELLKAAGKDVKGSSAIVQGFGNVGTYCALTLVEMGAKVVAISDITGGYYCPDGLDIQKAFEYVTNHPKHLLDGYAQPGLQKMAGEDILYLAADVLCPCALEGAINGKNGAKIQAKFIVEGANGPITPEGDAALPKDILVVPDFLANSGGVVGSYFEWVQDLGGFFWSEEEYNQKLLTLMADNFWRVWNYAKEHKVTMRRAAFLVAIKRVADAVKMRGVFL; encoded by the coding sequence ATGGCGGTTACGAAGAGGACTTCCAGCAACGTGTTGCTCGACACAGCGCTCAAGAACTTCTACTCCGCAGCGGAGGAGATGGGTCTTGAGGAAGGGCTCGTCGAGATTCTGAGCCGGGCGGAGCGGAAGCTCTGCGTTTCCATCCCCGTCACCATGGACGACGGCACCGTCAAGGTGTTCGACGGCTATCGGGTGCAGTACTCCACCGCCCTCGGCCCCGCCAAGGGCGGCCTCCGTTTCCACCCCGACGTGACCATGGAGGAGTGCGAGGCGCTGGCGGGTCTCATGGCCTGGAAGTGCTCCCTCGCCGGGATCCCCTACGGCGGCGGCAAGGGCGGCGTGGCCTGCAACCCCCTGGAGCTGTCCCCCGCGGAGAAGGAGCGGATCACCCGCACCTTCGCCGCCCGCATCGAGCCCCTGGTGGGCGCCTGGACCGACGTCCCCGCTCCCGACGTGAACACCGGCGGCCAGGAGATGGTGTGGCTCATGGACACCATCAGCAAGATGCGCGGCCGCCTCGAGCCCGCCATCTTCACCGGCAAGCCCATCTCTCTGTGGGGCTCCAAGGGCCGCACCCAGGCCACCGGCCGGGGCGTCGCCACCTGCGTGCGCGAACTCCTGAAGGCCGCGGGCAAGGACGTGAAGGGCTCCAGCGCCATCGTCCAGGGCTTCGGCAACGTGGGCACCTACTGCGCCCTCACCCTCGTGGAGATGGGGGCCAAGGTGGTGGCCATCAGCGACATCACCGGCGGCTACTACTGCCCCGACGGACTGGACATCCAGAAGGCCTTCGAGTACGTCACCAACCACCCGAAGCACCTGCTGGACGGCTACGCCCAGCCGGGTCTCCAGAAGATGGCCGGCGAGGACATCCTCTACCTCGCCGCCGACGTCCTCTGCCCCTGCGCCCTGGAAGGGGCCATCAACGGCAAGAACGGCGCCAAGATCCAGGCCAAGTTCATCGTCGAGGGCGCCAACGGCCCCATCACCCCCGAGGGCGACGCGGCTCTGCCCAAGGACATCCTCGTGGTGCCCGACTTCCTCGCCAACTCCGGCGGCGTGGTGGGCTCCTACTTCGAGTGGGTCCAGGACCTGGGCGGCTTCTTCTGGTCCGAGGAGGAGTACAACCAGAAGCTCCTCACCCTCATGGCGGACAACTTCTGGCGGGTGTGGAACTACGCCAAGGAGCACAAGGTGACCATGCGCCGCGCTGCGTTCCTCGTGGCCATCAAGCGGGTCGCCGACGCCGTCAAGATGCGGGGCGTGTTCCTCTAG